One region of Corynebacterium capitovis DSM 44611 genomic DNA includes:
- a CDS encoding DUF2786 domain-containing protein, with translation MQDKVRDKVAKLLNQAADRAGTPEGDAFYDKAFALMAEYGFSERDVSKPDDGDDVVRRTFDFTGSYTDKQAALLFAIAVALHCAGFQCKMPRSTKVVSATVFGLRRHAERVEVLYALLSPGMALGAQRVKHCGYGDASTVVKRRSFMAGFARSVGERLSSAERTVADRDTRYSLALMSDSERADKARDEFASREGFFLGSYRSSCAIDGVSYGDGLEAGRAVDLGQTRMPSRRAISS, from the coding sequence ATGCAGGACAAGGTTCGGGACAAGGTAGCGAAGCTTCTCAACCAAGCGGCGGATCGCGCGGGCACGCCCGAGGGGGACGCGTTTTATGACAAGGCGTTCGCGCTCATGGCGGAATACGGCTTCAGTGAGCGGGATGTGAGCAAGCCCGACGACGGTGATGACGTCGTGCGGCGCACCTTTGACTTCACCGGTTCGTACACGGACAAGCAAGCGGCGCTGCTATTCGCGATTGCCGTAGCCCTGCACTGCGCTGGCTTCCAGTGCAAGATGCCGCGCTCCACGAAGGTGGTCTCCGCGACGGTTTTCGGCTTACGGCGCCACGCTGAACGCGTCGAGGTTCTCTATGCCCTGCTCTCGCCAGGTATGGCTCTTGGCGCCCAGCGCGTCAAGCACTGCGGTTACGGTGACGCCTCGACTGTCGTGAAGCGCCGGTCGTTCATGGCTGGGTTCGCGAGATCTGTTGGGGAGCGTCTGAGCTCGGCCGAGCGAACGGTGGCAGACAGAGACACCCGCTACAGCCTGGCGCTGATGAGCGATTCCGAACGCGCCGACAAGGCGCGTGATGAGTTCGCCTCACGCGAGGGGTTCTTCTTGGGGAGTTACCGGTCGAGCTGTGCCATAGACGGTGTTTCCTACGGCGATGGGTTAGAGGCCGGTCGAGCTGTGGATCTGGGTCAAACGAGAATGCCGTCGCGCCGGGCGATCTCTTCTTAG
- the rplN gene encoding 50S ribosomal protein L14, producing the protein MIQQESRLKVADNTGAREILCIRVLGGSVRRFAGIGDTIVATVKEATPGGNVKEGEVVRAVIVRAKKETRRPDGSYIAFDENAAVLIKNDTEPRGTRIFGPVARELREKRFMKIVSLAPEVI; encoded by the coding sequence GTGATTCAGCAGGAATCGCGTCTCAAGGTCGCCGACAACACCGGTGCACGGGAAATCCTGTGCATCCGCGTGCTCGGCGGATCTGTTCGACGCTTCGCCGGCATCGGCGACACCATCGTCGCCACCGTGAAGGAAGCCACCCCGGGCGGAAACGTCAAGGAGGGTGAAGTTGTTCGCGCCGTCATCGTCCGCGCGAAGAAGGAAACCCGTCGCCCCGACGGCTCCTACATCGCCTTCGATGAGAACGCCGCCGTCCTTATCAAGAACGACACCGAGCCCCGCGGCACCCGTATCTTCGGCCCCGTCGCTCGTGAGCTGCGCGAAAAGCGCTTCATGAAGATTGTTTCTCTCGCACCGGAGGTGATCTAA
- the rplE gene encoding 50S ribosomal protein L5 — protein MAENYTPRLKTRYKDDIRAKLSSEFGYENVMQIPGLTKIVVNMGVGDAARDSKVINGAIADLTAITGQKPQLRRAKKSIANFKLREGMPIGAKVTLRGDRMWEFLDRLLNVALPRIRDFRGLSDRQFDGAGNYTFGLNEQTMFYEIDIDKIDRVRGMDITLVTTATNDDEGRALLRHLGFPFVDKDGKMQQA, from the coding sequence ATGGCTGAGAACTACACCCCGCGCCTGAAGACGCGCTACAAGGATGACATTCGCGCCAAGCTCAGCAGCGAGTTTGGTTATGAAAATGTCATGCAGATCCCGGGCTTGACCAAGATCGTGGTCAACATGGGTGTCGGCGACGCCGCTCGCGACTCCAAGGTGATCAACGGTGCGATCGCCGACCTGACCGCCATCACCGGTCAGAAACCGCAGCTGCGTCGCGCCAAGAAGTCCATCGCGAACTTCAAGCTTCGCGAGGGCATGCCCATCGGCGCCAAGGTGACGCTGCGCGGAGACCGCATGTGGGAGTTCCTGGATCGCCTTCTCAACGTCGCGCTTCCCCGTATTCGCGACTTCCGCGGTCTGAGCGACCGGCAGTTCGACGGCGCCGGCAACTACACCTTCGGCCTGAACGAGCAGACAATGTTCTACGAGATCGACATCGACAAGATCGATCGCGTCCGCGGCATGGACATCACGCTCGTCACCACCGCCACCAACGATGACGAGGGCCGCGCGTTGCTGCGCCACCTCGGCTTCCCGTTCGTGGACAAGGACGGCAAGATGCAGCAGGCATAG
- a CDS encoding alpha/beta fold hydrolase produces MLDIAFGGERKAEHMILRGVARAVVSALGGVTLAAAVITVPAGADEGSSLKGSSLGSSVVTKGVVQRGDGDPFYDTAGINPAKEGEILRTVKAPYSNILGPNDGAVPSEVDKVMYTTKNASGELTAVTGYVVEPTVPWTGGGPRPTLVVVRGTVGQGDQCAPSRNWPVDGQPDPVYSGRFVNLEGLYDMVFAHQGVRVVVSDLIGMGTAEMHTYMNRDDQAHAMLDAARAARTLVESRGEQFGKVALYGHSQGGGASAAAAEAQPEYAPDLNLVAAYASAPPADLDAVQKNIDGSDLAGVIGSTINGLAARYSSLRSVIDANVNDNGKAALENVATLCTDEIMDQYGYATTREWITGDRSLTELLLDNPDAARAMSDQFIGAGTPQVPVMVVSGRYDRNVDYSQAKSLARNWCAKGVNVYYRDDILPELGTLGEYNHVAQAASGSGFGMPFILARLRGDNADAPAYCTNFNGNGGSDAAALSAAVSSMPLSSL; encoded by the coding sequence GTGTTGGATATCGCGTTTGGTGGAGAGCGAAAGGCAGAACACATGATTCTAAGAGGCGTGGCGCGGGCCGTTGTCTCCGCGCTCGGTGGTGTCACCCTAGCGGCTGCGGTTATCACAGTCCCGGCGGGGGCAGACGAGGGAAGCTCACTGAAGGGTTCCTCGCTAGGGTCTTCGGTGGTGACGAAGGGGGTTGTCCAGCGCGGTGATGGTGACCCGTTCTACGACACCGCCGGGATCAACCCGGCCAAGGAGGGGGAGATCCTGCGTACGGTTAAGGCTCCCTATTCCAACATCCTCGGGCCGAATGACGGGGCGGTGCCCAGCGAGGTGGACAAAGTCATGTACACGACCAAAAACGCCAGCGGAGAGTTGACCGCTGTCACCGGGTACGTGGTGGAACCGACGGTGCCATGGACCGGAGGGGGTCCGCGACCGACACTTGTCGTCGTGCGGGGAACGGTCGGCCAGGGCGACCAGTGCGCGCCCTCGCGGAACTGGCCAGTCGACGGCCAACCGGACCCAGTGTACAGTGGCCGGTTTGTCAACCTCGAGGGTTTGTACGACATGGTCTTTGCCCACCAGGGCGTGCGAGTCGTCGTCAGCGACCTCATCGGGATGGGGACGGCCGAGATGCATACCTACATGAACCGCGACGACCAAGCCCACGCGATGCTCGACGCCGCCCGCGCAGCCCGCACCCTCGTCGAAAGCCGGGGAGAGCAGTTCGGCAAAGTTGCGCTCTACGGGCACTCGCAAGGTGGCGGGGCGTCGGCTGCCGCCGCCGAGGCCCAACCCGAATACGCGCCGGACCTCAACCTCGTCGCCGCATACGCCTCGGCACCGCCCGCGGACCTCGACGCGGTGCAAAAGAACATCGATGGATCTGACCTAGCTGGAGTCATTGGGTCCACCATTAACGGCCTGGCAGCCCGGTACTCCTCGCTGCGCAGCGTGATCGACGCGAACGTCAATGACAACGGCAAGGCCGCCCTGGAAAACGTGGCCACCCTATGTACGGACGAGATCATGGACCAGTACGGCTACGCCACCACCCGCGAATGGATAACCGGCGACCGCTCGTTGACGGAGCTTTTGCTCGACAATCCAGACGCAGCAAGGGCAATGTCGGACCAGTTTATTGGCGCGGGCACACCGCAGGTGCCCGTGATGGTCGTGTCCGGGCGCTACGACCGCAACGTAGACTACAGCCAAGCGAAATCACTCGCACGAAACTGGTGCGCGAAAGGCGTCAACGTGTATTACCGGGACGACATCCTCCCCGAGCTGGGCACACTCGGTGAGTACAACCACGTCGCCCAAGCCGCGTCTGGCTCTGGGTTCGGCATGCCGTTCATCCTCGCCCGCCTCCGCGGCGATAACGCAGACGCCCCCGCCTACTGCACCAACTTCAACGGCAACGGTGGTTCGGATGCGGCGGCGTTGAGCGCCGCGGTGTCGAGCATGCCGCTGAGCTCGCTTTAA
- a CDS encoding glycoside hydrolase family 32 protein, translating into MSYRPTYHLSPPHGRLEGVSALLLVGDRLHVFYQHDPGHEEKRVGWGHAVTTLDGGPWAHLPDALSPSFPYDRDGCYPGSALVDEGSVRVYYTGVSGAGSERRSSQNLVEVEDIDGPAGGFFHRSPANPLVDVPGLRLDAGPYVTCRPGGQWRMVVGGQRDNGTGAVALLTSTDGQSWEEVGPLEFAGLNYNVASAHAWERPNLLSMVDEATGESSDVLVFSPRFPDSDESGYVVGHLEGTNFDVVTDYTPLDYGHEFFGPHLVVADGAALMLGWMGQPSRGDTPSLEAEGWAHQLTLPRRVVLRGGRLYQSLLIPRDARMCVGRFAAGSEPFNASLVDATGATPLTVSWNPTGDGRGTVSVTKNGLTRWAECGEGEVLCTADGAAVEITAGGGEVAFSAAVFAADDADWEGFALD; encoded by the coding sequence ATGAGCTACCGCCCGACATACCACCTCAGTCCGCCGCACGGCCGTTTGGAAGGTGTGAGCGCACTCCTGCTGGTAGGTGATCGGCTCCACGTGTTCTACCAGCACGACCCCGGGCACGAGGAAAAGCGGGTGGGCTGGGGGCACGCAGTGACCACCCTGGACGGGGGGCCGTGGGCGCACCTTCCCGACGCCCTTTCTCCCTCCTTCCCCTACGACCGCGATGGGTGCTACCCGGGTTCCGCGCTCGTTGATGAGGGGAGTGTTCGCGTGTACTACACCGGCGTTAGCGGCGCCGGGTCTGAGAGACGGTCCAGCCAAAATCTCGTTGAGGTGGAAGACATTGACGGGCCCGCTGGGGGTTTCTTCCACCGCAGCCCGGCCAACCCGCTTGTCGACGTCCCCGGGCTAAGACTCGACGCGGGGCCCTACGTCACCTGCAGGCCTGGGGGGCAGTGGCGCATGGTGGTCGGCGGCCAACGCGATAACGGCACCGGTGCAGTCGCGCTTTTGACGAGCACCGACGGGCAATCCTGGGAGGAGGTCGGACCCCTGGAATTCGCGGGCCTCAACTACAACGTCGCCTCGGCTCACGCCTGGGAGCGCCCCAATCTGCTCAGCATGGTGGATGAGGCAACGGGGGAAAGCTCGGACGTCCTAGTGTTTTCACCGCGGTTTCCGGACTCGGATGAGAGCGGCTACGTGGTCGGCCACCTTGAGGGCACCAACTTTGACGTGGTCACCGACTACACGCCCCTCGACTACGGCCACGAGTTTTTCGGCCCCCACCTCGTCGTCGCCGATGGTGCGGCACTCATGCTGGGGTGGATGGGTCAGCCCTCCCGGGGCGACACCCCGTCGCTGGAGGCGGAGGGGTGGGCCCACCAGCTCACCTTGCCGCGCCGGGTCGTGCTGCGCGGAGGCCGCCTCTACCAATCGCTGCTCATCCCGCGCGACGCGCGCATGTGCGTGGGGCGCTTCGCAGCGGGGAGCGAGCCATTCAACGCCTCGCTTGTCGACGCCACGGGGGCAACACCGCTGACCGTCTCCTGGAACCCGACTGGCGACGGTCGGGGAACAGTGTCAGTGACCAAAAACGGCCTGACTCGGTGGGCAGAGTGCGGCGAGGGAGAGGTGCTCTGTACCGCGGACGGGGCGGCCGTGGAAATCACGGCAGGCGGGGGCGAGGTCGCCTTTTCCGCGGCGGTGTTCGCCGCCGATGATGCTGATTGGGAGGGGTTTGCGCTCGATTGA
- the rplX gene encoding 50S ribosomal protein L24 — protein MKIKKGDMVQVISGKDKGAQGRVIEAYPKREKVLVEGVNRMKKHVANSYNERGAESGGIVTQEAPIHVSNVMLLDSDGTPTRVGYRFDENGKKVRVAKSNGKDI, from the coding sequence ATGAAGATCAAGAAGGGTGACATGGTTCAGGTCATCTCCGGCAAGGACAAGGGCGCTCAGGGCCGGGTCATCGAGGCCTACCCGAAGCGCGAGAAGGTCCTCGTCGAGGGTGTGAACCGCATGAAGAAGCACGTCGCTAACTCGTACAACGAGCGCGGCGCCGAATCCGGCGGCATTGTGACCCAGGAGGCCCCGATTCACGTCTCCAACGTCATGCTGCTTGACTCGGACGGCACCCCGACGCGCGTCGGCTACCGTTTCGATGAAAACGGCAAGAAGGTCCGCGTTGCCAAGTCGAACGGGAAGGACATCTAG